In Kryptolebias marmoratus isolate JLee-2015 linkage group LG22, ASM164957v2, whole genome shotgun sequence, a single window of DNA contains:
- the march5 gene encoding E3 ubiquitin-protein ligase MARCH5, with product MAEQNAVVAQQSLDRSCWVCFATDEDDRTAEWVQPCRCRGSTKWVHQACLQRWVDEKQRGNSTARVACPQCNAEYLIVFPKLGPVVYVLDLADRLISKAGPFAAAGIMVGSIYWTAVTYGAVTVMQVVGHKEGLDVMERADPLFLLIGLPTIPVMLILGKMIRWEDYVLRLWRKYSNKLQILNSIFPGIGCPVPRIPAEASPLADHVSATRILCGALVFPTIATIVGKLMFSSVNSNLQRTILGGIAFVAIKGAFKVYFKQQQYLRQAHRKILNFPEPEEA from the exons gagCTGCTGGGTTTGCTTCGCGACAGATGAGGACGATCGCACGGCGGAGTGGGTGCAGCCGTGTCGGTGCCGCGGCTCCACCAAGTGGGTCCACCAGGCCTGCCTGCAGCGCTGGGTGGACGAGAAGCAGCGCGGCAACAGCACGGCGCGAGTGGCCTGCCCGCAGTGCAACGCAGAGTACCTCATCGTGTTTCCCAAACTAG GTCCGGTGGTTTATGTTCTGGACCTGGCAGACCGGCTCATCTCGAAGGCCGGCCCCTTCGCTGCGGCGGGGATCATGGTGGGCTCCATCTACTGGACCGCCGTCACCTACGGAGCCGTCACCGTGATGCAG GTGGTGGGTCATAAGGAGGGGCTGGACGTGATGGAGCGGGCCGACCCGCTGTTCCTGCTCATCGGGCTGCCCACCATCCCCGTCATGCTGATCCTGGGGAAGATGATCCGCTGGGAGGACTACGTGCTGCGCCTGTGGAGGAAGTACTCCAACAAGCTGCAGATCCTCAACAGCATCTTCCCAG GGATCGGCTGCCCAGTTCCTCGGATCCCCGCGGAGGCCAGCCCCCTGGCCGACCACGTGTCGGCGACACGGATTCTGTGCGGCGCTCTGGTGTTTCCCACCATCGCCACTATCGTGGGGAAGCTGATGTTCAGCAGCGTGAACTCCAACCTGCAGAGGACCATCCTG GGAGGCATCGCCTTTGTGGCGATCAAAGGAGCGTTTAAGGTTTacttcaaacagcagcagtacCTGAGGCAGGCCCACCGCAAGATCCTCAACTTCCCTGAGCCGGAGGAGGcctga